Proteins encoded in a region of the Nocardia asteroides genome:
- a CDS encoding MspA family porin, which yields MSENRTNGLRRGVRVAGIGAAAAVAMGLLSTGAANADTFVPLPDGQKVGPGVTITRNGERALISPSLAANGAGRVVWVSGNAIADVAVTPEGEIGPNNGPSGNPGTNNSSTHGASQLSTGYIVGCQISIADDAISAGVSGSVNLSGASAGGSIGINLGPGEVTFVQIDYKDILKPGVYSVEYQDAEIQIQGCAGYAQARSYTVVEIIGDHYSKTTLYGMPFSIG from the coding sequence ATGAGCGAGAACCGCACCAATGGTCTGCGCCGCGGTGTCCGCGTCGCGGGCATCGGCGCTGCCGCGGCTGTAGCCATGGGCCTGCTTTCGACCGGTGCTGCCAACGCCGACACCTTCGTGCCGTTGCCGGACGGCCAGAAGGTGGGTCCCGGCGTGACGATCACCCGCAATGGTGAGCGCGCCTTGATCTCCCCGTCCCTTGCTGCGAACGGTGCCGGCCGTGTCGTGTGGGTTTCGGGGAACGCCATTGCCGATGTCGCTGTGACGCCGGAAGGTGAGATCGGCCCGAACAACGGCCCGAGCGGAAACCCGGGCACGAATAATTCGTCCACTCACGGTGCCTCGCAGTTGAGCACCGGTTACATCGTCGGCTGCCAGATCAGCATCGCCGACGACGCCATCTCCGCGGGTGTGTCGGGCAGTGTGAACCTCAGCGGCGCCAGCGCGGGCGGTTCCATCGGTATCAACCTCGGTCCCGGCGAGGTCACGTTCGTTCAGATCGATTACAAAGACATCCTCAAGCCCGGGGTGTACTCCGTCGAGTATCAGGATGCCGAGATTCAGATCCAGGGCTGCGCTGGTTACGCGCAGGCGCGTTCGTACACGGTCGTCGAGATCATCGGCGATCACTATTCGAAGACCACCCTCTACGGGATGCCGTTCAGCATCGGCTGA
- a CDS encoding MspA family porin, whose product MINRKKLARMAGVGAAATIAMGLFSTGAANADTFVPLPGGELVKTLSDGTVVTVRLVGESATISPSMGATPLHRNAWVSGSAQVELSGAAGGKIFPGYTVGCQVNIAGGGATGGMDGNVDWSDGQNVTAGVGANSGGNLSLGPGQAKSFYVLDLEQADDYGNEAHKTRNAFRGTSGSVTWSDETIGLNGCGGYAQARAFVSVEVETDNVITWVTLWGAPFSLG is encoded by the coding sequence ATGATCAACCGTAAGAAGCTGGCGCGGATGGCCGGCGTCGGCGCCGCAGCCACCATCGCCATGGGCTTGTTCTCCACAGGTGCGGCGAATGCCGATACTTTCGTTCCGCTGCCGGGTGGTGAGCTTGTGAAGACGTTGTCGGATGGCACGGTGGTGACCGTTCGTCTGGTCGGTGAGTCGGCGACCATCAGTCCGTCTATGGGTGCGACGCCGTTGCATCGCAATGCGTGGGTCTCCGGTAGCGCGCAGGTCGAGCTGTCGGGTGCGGCCGGGGGCAAGATCTTCCCCGGTTACACCGTTGGTTGCCAGGTGAACATTGCTGGTGGTGGTGCCACTGGTGGTATGGATGGCAATGTGGATTGGAGTGACGGGCAGAACGTCACCGCTGGCGTGGGCGCGAACTCCGGCGGGAATCTGTCGCTGGGGCCGGGCCAGGCGAAGTCGTTCTACGTGCTCGATCTGGAGCAGGCCGATGACTATGGCAACGAGGCGCACAAGACTCGTAATGCTTTCCGGGGCACCAGCGGTTCGGTGACGTGGTCGGATGAGACCATCGGTCTCAATGGCTGTGGTGGTTATGCCCAGGCGCGTGCTTTCGTGAGCGTCGAGGTCGAAACCGACAATGTCATCACCTGGGTGACGCTGTGGGGAGCACCCTTCAGCCTCGGCTGA
- a CDS encoding flagellar biosynthesis protein FlgA encodes MTRALADLGRGGWNPSGWQRPPWADAVLARRLLAAALAALAAFLFLRGDPDAETTTVVVAGRDLAPGRLLEASDLRSAPREAGTLPAGAVADPAALVGATLTGAMRQGEVFTDLRVVGPRLAAAATGGREARIVPIRLADTAVADILRAGDRVDVIGAEEANGPGTRPARTLATDAAVILVSGAGAGRGTTDRVVLVAMDAEHATAVAGASLRTALTVVFH; translated from the coding sequence ATGACTCGTGCACTCGCCGACCTCGGCCGCGGCGGCTGGAATCCTTCCGGGTGGCAGCGACCGCCCTGGGCCGACGCCGTGCTGGCCAGACGGCTGCTCGCCGCCGCTCTCGCCGCGCTCGCGGCGTTCCTCTTCCTGCGTGGCGACCCGGACGCCGAGACCACGACGGTCGTGGTCGCGGGCCGGGATCTGGCCCCGGGCCGACTCCTCGAGGCGAGCGACCTGCGCTCCGCACCCCGCGAGGCGGGTACGTTGCCCGCGGGGGCCGTCGCCGATCCCGCCGCGCTCGTCGGCGCGACGCTGACCGGCGCCATGCGGCAGGGCGAGGTGTTCACCGACTTGCGGGTCGTCGGTCCGCGCTTGGCCGCGGCGGCGACCGGCGGGCGCGAAGCGCGCATCGTGCCCATCCGCCTCGCCGACACGGCGGTCGCCGACATCCTGCGCGCGGGCGATCGCGTCGACGTCATCGGCGCGGAAGAGGCGAACGGGCCCGGTACCCGCCCTGCCCGCACCCTCGCCACCGATGCCGCCGTCATCCTGGTCTCCGGTGCGGGTGCGGGACGGGGAACCACGGATCGCGTGGTCTTGGTCGCGATGGACGCCGAGCACGCCACCGCCGTGGCGGGGGCGTCGCTGCGCACCGCGCTCACCGTCGTTTTCCACTGA
- a CDS encoding FmdB family transcriptional regulator produces the protein MPTYSYACTQCDNRFDIVQSFTDEALSVCSECSGKLRKLFNSVGIVFKGSGFYRTDSRGGSSTASEPAKSESSSSSSSDSGSSSGSTASTSTAVAS, from the coding sequence GTGCCTACTTACTCGTATGCGTGCACCCAGTGTGACAACCGCTTCGACATCGTTCAGTCCTTCACCGACGAGGCGCTGAGCGTGTGCTCGGAGTGCTCCGGAAAGCTGCGCAAGCTGTTCAACTCGGTCGGCATCGTCTTCAAGGGCAGCGGCTTCTACCGCACCGACAGCCGCGGTGGCTCCTCCACCGCGAGCGAGCCCGCCAAGTCCGAGAGCAGTTCGAGTTCGTCTTCGGACTCCGGGTCGTCGAGCGGGTCCACCGCGTCCACCAGCACGGCCGTGGCCAGCTGA
- a CDS encoding 5-formyltetrahydrofolate cyclo-ligase yields the protein MVITVKMPGERDKHAWRIELLAQRAVMSATERENEAFALATTVGAVGARGWVCAYVPIAGEPGSTAMLDALLAGGARVLLPVTGPPGPLSWAEYTGADALRRARYGLLEPIGSVLPPDAVTRAELILVPALAVDLRGVRLGRGAGYYDRTLPAARPDARLVAVVRDDELLDRLPEEPHDLRMGWALTPRGGLRRLGDHYAGE from the coding sequence ATGGTGATCACTGTGAAGATGCCCGGCGAGCGCGATAAACATGCATGGCGCATCGAACTCCTCGCCCAACGGGCTGTGATGAGCGCCACGGAGCGGGAAAACGAAGCGTTCGCCCTGGCCACGACGGTCGGCGCGGTGGGAGCGCGCGGGTGGGTCTGCGCGTATGTGCCGATCGCGGGCGAACCGGGATCGACGGCGATGCTGGACGCGCTGCTGGCCGGCGGCGCGCGCGTGCTGCTGCCGGTCACCGGCCCGCCGGGGCCGCTGAGCTGGGCCGAGTACACCGGCGCGGATGCGCTGCGCCGCGCCCGCTACGGGTTGCTGGAACCCATCGGCAGCGTGCTGCCTCCGGACGCCGTGACCAGGGCGGAGCTGATTCTGGTCCCCGCGCTGGCGGTGGACCTGCGCGGCGTGCGACTCGGCCGCGGCGCGGGCTATTACGACCGCACGCTGCCCGCCGCACGGCCGGACGCCAGGCTGGTCGCTGTGGTCCGGGACGACGAACTCCTCGACCGGCTCCCCGAGGAACCGCACGACCTGCGGATGGGCTGGGCGCTCACGCCACGGGGCGGGCTGCGCCGGCTGGGCGACCATTACGCTGGGGAATGA
- a CDS encoding UTP--glucose-1-phosphate uridylyltransferase, translating into MTAKAGQPGDAAVVSCFRTAVVPAAGLGTRFLPATKTVPKELLPVVDTPGIELVAAEAAGSGAERLVIVTSPGKDGVVAHFVEDLVLESTLAERGKFKLLEKVRKAPGLLDVTSVVQEEPLGLGHAVAQAEQALDDDEDAIAVLLPDDLVLPRGVLDVMSRVRRKRGGTVLCAIDVPKDEVSAYGVFDVAPVPDAVNPNVLRVKGMVEKPALADAPSTFAAAGRYLLDRAIFDALRRIEPGAGGELQLTDAIALLIAEGHPVHVVVHRGSRHDLGNPGGYLRAAVDFALEREEYGPALREWLQYRLGPDWDPQLTTDD; encoded by the coding sequence ATGACAGCAAAGGCCGGACAGCCCGGTGACGCCGCGGTGGTGTCGTGCTTCCGTACGGCCGTGGTGCCCGCGGCCGGGCTCGGAACACGGTTTCTGCCCGCGACCAAGACGGTGCCCAAGGAACTTCTCCCGGTGGTGGACACCCCCGGCATCGAGCTGGTCGCCGCCGAGGCGGCCGGATCAGGCGCCGAGCGGCTGGTGATCGTCACGTCCCCCGGCAAGGACGGCGTGGTCGCCCACTTCGTCGAGGACCTGGTGCTGGAGAGCACGCTGGCCGAGCGCGGCAAGTTCAAGCTGCTCGAGAAGGTCCGCAAGGCGCCGGGGCTGCTCGACGTCACCTCAGTGGTGCAGGAGGAGCCGCTCGGGCTCGGGCACGCCGTGGCCCAGGCCGAACAGGCCCTCGACGACGACGAGGACGCCATCGCGGTCCTGCTGCCCGACGACCTCGTGCTGCCCCGCGGCGTGCTCGACGTGATGAGCCGGGTGCGCCGTAAGCGCGGCGGCACGGTGCTGTGCGCCATCGACGTGCCCAAGGACGAGGTCAGCGCGTACGGCGTGTTCGACGTGGCGCCGGTGCCGGACGCGGTCAACCCGAACGTCCTGCGTGTCAAGGGGATGGTGGAGAAACCCGCCCTCGCCGACGCGCCGTCGACCTTCGCTGCCGCGGGCCGATACCTGCTGGACCGCGCGATCTTCGACGCGTTGCGCCGCATCGAGCCCGGCGCGGGTGGCGAACTGCAACTTACCGACGCCATCGCCCTGCTGATCGCCGAGGGACACCCGGTTCATGTCGTGGTGCACCGTGGGTCGCGCCACGATTTGGGCAACCCGGGCGGTTATCTTCGTGCTGCGGTCGATTTCGCACTGGAACGAGAGGAATACGGCCCCGCCCTGCGGGAGTGGCTGCAGTACCGCCTCGGTCCGGACTGGGATCCGCAGCTGACGACCGACGACTGA
- a CDS encoding molybdopterin molybdotransferase MoeA encodes MRSVEDQQIKVTAAAVAPRPVRVAISEAQGLLCAEDVVTERPLPGFDQAAIDGYAVRSVDVASAGADIRDEDGELVDLTLPVVGEVVAGSRQPIRLQPRQTVRVDTGAPMPTLADAVLPLDFTDGGRARIKVYEPVRSGDYVRRVGDDVQPGDVAVRAGTIIGAAQVGLLAAVGHDKVLVHPRPRLSVISVGEELIDIDRTPGPGQVYDVNSYALAAAARDAGADVNRVGIVGSDPRRLRDVVEGQLVRAEVVVIAGAVGGWASEQIREALEGLGELEITRVAMHPGSVQGFGRLGRDEVPTFLLPSNPVGALVVFEVMVRPLIRIALGRRHPMRRIISARTITPISSMAGRKGYLRAQLMRDEATGEYLVQPLGGANSSSHLLATLAEANSLIVIDPDDTEIRTGDEVQVAFLAQRG; translated from the coding sequence ATGCGCTCGGTTGAGGATCAGCAGATCAAGGTGACCGCCGCGGCGGTCGCGCCCCGGCCGGTCCGGGTCGCGATTTCCGAGGCACAGGGCCTGCTGTGCGCCGAGGACGTCGTCACCGAGCGGCCGTTGCCCGGCTTCGACCAGGCCGCCATCGATGGCTACGCCGTGCGCAGCGTCGATGTCGCCTCGGCCGGTGCGGACATCCGCGACGAAGACGGCGAACTCGTCGACCTCACCCTCCCGGTGGTCGGCGAGGTGGTCGCCGGTTCCCGTCAGCCGATCCGCTTGCAGCCGCGCCAGACCGTCCGGGTGGATACCGGCGCACCGATGCCGACCCTCGCCGACGCGGTCCTCCCGTTGGATTTCACCGACGGGGGGCGGGCCAGGATAAAGGTGTACGAGCCGGTGCGCTCCGGCGATTACGTCCGGCGCGTCGGTGACGACGTCCAGCCGGGCGACGTCGCGGTACGTGCGGGAACCATCATCGGCGCCGCGCAAGTCGGTCTGCTCGCCGCGGTCGGTCACGACAAGGTGCTGGTGCACCCGCGCCCGCGACTATCGGTGATCTCGGTGGGCGAAGAGCTGATCGATATCGACCGCACGCCCGGCCCCGGCCAGGTGTACGACGTGAACTCCTACGCGCTGGCCGCGGCCGCACGCGATGCCGGCGCGGATGTGAACCGCGTCGGCATCGTCGGTTCCGATCCGCGCCGGTTGCGCGACGTGGTCGAGGGGCAACTGGTGCGCGCCGAGGTGGTCGTCATCGCGGGCGCGGTCGGCGGCTGGGCCTCCGAGCAGATCCGGGAGGCGCTCGAAGGGCTCGGTGAACTCGAGATCACCCGTGTGGCCATGCATCCGGGCTCGGTGCAGGGCTTCGGCCGCCTCGGCCGCGACGAGGTACCGACCTTCCTGCTGCCGTCCAATCCGGTGGGCGCGCTGGTGGTGTTCGAGGTGATGGTGCGCCCCTTGATCCGAATCGCGTTGGGGCGCAGGCATCCCATGCGCCGGATCATCAGCGCGCGGACCATCACGCCGATCAGTTCCATGGCAGGACGCAAGGGATACCTGCGCGCTCAGCTCATGCGGGACGAGGCGACCGGTGAATACCTGGTGCAACCGCTCGGCGGCGCGAACTCGTCCTCACACCTGCTCGCCACGCTCGCCGAGGCGAACAGCCTGATCGTGATCGACCCGGACGACACCGAGATCCGTACCGGTGACGAGGTCCAAGTCGCCTTTCTGGCGCAGCGTGGCTGA
- a CDS encoding GNAT family N-acetyltransferase: MNVFRATQHPGWPARLGPVRVAAGQVTLRPVRLRDAAAWSRIRLRDRAHLEPWEPTGRGSWEARNHASNWPSLWSSLKAEARRGAMIPLVIEVDGVFSGQLTVGNIVRGALRSAWIGYWVAKDLSGQGVATAALALGLDHCFGPVGLHRVEATVRPENLASQAVLRNVGFREEGLLRRYLDVDGDWRDHLLVGMTVEEVVGTVLDRLVREGRVTLL, from the coding sequence ATGAACGTCTTCCGGGCCACACAGCACCCGGGGTGGCCCGCGCGGTTGGGCCCGGTCCGCGTGGCCGCGGGACAGGTGACCTTGCGTCCGGTGCGGCTGCGTGACGCGGCGGCTTGGAGCCGGATCCGCTTGCGGGACAGGGCGCATCTCGAGCCATGGGAGCCGACCGGTCGCGGGTCGTGGGAGGCGCGCAACCACGCCTCCAACTGGCCCTCGCTGTGGTCGAGCCTGAAAGCGGAGGCAAGGCGCGGCGCGATGATCCCGTTGGTCATCGAGGTCGACGGCGTGTTCAGCGGGCAGTTGACCGTCGGCAATATCGTGCGCGGCGCACTGCGGTCGGCCTGGATCGGTTACTGGGTGGCCAAGGATCTCAGCGGGCAAGGCGTCGCGACGGCCGCGCTGGCGCTCGGCTTGGATCACTGCTTCGGGCCGGTCGGCCTGCATCGGGTCGAGGCGACCGTGCGACCGGAGAATCTGGCCAGCCAGGCGGTGCTGCGCAATGTCGGTTTCCGGGAAGAGGGCCTGTTGCGGCGCTACCTCGACGTGGACGGCGACTGGCGGGATCACCTGCTGGTCGGCATGACCGTCGAGGAAGTGGTCGGAACGGTTCTGGACCGGCTGGTGCGAGAGGGGCGCGTCACCCTGCTGTAG